A window of Deltaproteobacteria bacterium contains these coding sequences:
- a CDS encoding DUF4124 domain-containing protein gives MPTITRLATAWLLVLLIGPPARGEVYRWVDEHGVTHLDDTLGNVPETARGDAKVFQSRAAPAPASPSGPAQAAFANGIARDLGLVASDTQDAVSTLGLVGIYPSAGWHPAGPLTPTIVEEVARAARAAARARRLPQAEASVEASVLRIAAGLGVAGPPPSAAPEPAVAEPPTIVVAPNIVVEPPPQQTVVVHTVERERTPVLTHWGWDPGFGGGIPFAPIPSGPQGPIPDRITPLSNPAGHLRGPAVPPRPGPQPFRRPLTF, from the coding sequence GTGCCGACGATCACGCGTCTCGCAACGGCTTGGCTCCTGGTTCTCCTGATCGGCCCTCCGGCTCGCGGCGAGGTCTACCGCTGGGTCGACGAACACGGAGTGACGCATCTCGACGACACGCTCGGGAACGTCCCCGAGACGGCGCGGGGCGACGCGAAGGTCTTCCAGTCGCGAGCCGCTCCCGCCCCGGCGAGCCCTTCGGGACCCGCGCAAGCCGCCTTCGCGAACGGGATCGCGCGCGACCTCGGGCTCGTCGCGAGCGACACCCAGGACGCGGTCTCCACGCTCGGGCTCGTCGGCATCTATCCGAGCGCGGGATGGCATCCGGCCGGGCCGCTGACGCCGACGATCGTCGAGGAAGTCGCGCGCGCGGCGCGCGCGGCGGCGCGGGCGCGGCGACTGCCGCAGGCGGAGGCGAGCGTCGAGGCCTCGGTGCTGCGCATCGCTGCGGGGCTCGGCGTCGCGGGGCCGCCGCCGAGCGCGGCGCCCGAGCCCGCGGTCGCCGAGCCTCCGACGATCGTCGTCGCCCCCAACATCGTGGTCGAGCCTCCGCCCCAGCAGACGGTCGTCGTCCACACCGTCGAGCGCGAGCGCACGCCGGTGCTGACGCATTGGGGCTGGGATCCTGGGTTCGGTGGCGGCATCCCGTTCGCGCCGATTCCGAGCGGTCCACAGGGGCCGATTCCGGATCGGATCACGCCGCTCTCGAACCCCGCCGGGCACCTGCGCGGGCCGGCCGTGCCTCCGCGTCCCGGTCCGCAGCCGTTCCGCCGCCCGCTCACGTTCTGA
- a CDS encoding TIGR03617 family F420-dependent LLM class oxidoreductase, which yields MKLDTVFAPTSLADVPALARAADEIGFAGLWTAETSHDPYLPLALAAEHSERIELGTSIAVAFPRSPLVHAQIAWDLAAQSRGRFVLGLGTQVKGHNERRFGITWDAPGPRLREMILCIRAIWDCWQNGTKPRFEGKHYRFTLMTPFFSPGPITHPRVPIWIAGVNTYMLELAGELCEGLHVHPFHSIRYLRESLLPEVERGLARGGRKRSDIALATSAFVIAGDTDEEIARAKDAVRMQLAFYASTRAYARVLETHGWSATSARLNEKAAKGDWGGMASEITDEMLDVYAVTARWDEVAGRVRARYEGILDRVALYLPFRPGDDTERWRRIVRAFA from the coding sequence ATGAAGCTCGATACGGTCTTCGCCCCGACCTCGCTGGCCGACGTTCCCGCGCTCGCGCGCGCCGCCGACGAGATCGGCTTCGCCGGCCTCTGGACCGCCGAGACGAGCCACGATCCGTACCTGCCGTTGGCGCTCGCGGCGGAACACAGCGAACGCATCGAGCTCGGGACGTCGATCGCGGTCGCGTTTCCGCGCAGCCCGCTCGTCCACGCGCAGATCGCCTGGGACCTCGCGGCGCAGTCGAGGGGCCGGTTCGTCCTCGGTCTCGGCACGCAGGTCAAGGGCCACAACGAACGGCGCTTCGGAATCACCTGGGATGCGCCCGGCCCGCGCCTGCGCGAGATGATTCTCTGCATCCGGGCCATCTGGGACTGCTGGCAGAACGGCACGAAGCCGCGTTTCGAGGGCAAGCACTACCGCTTCACGCTGATGACGCCCTTCTTCAGCCCCGGCCCCATCACGCACCCCCGCGTCCCGATCTGGATCGCGGGCGTGAACACCTACATGCTCGAGCTCGCGGGCGAGCTGTGCGAGGGGCTCCACGTCCATCCGTTCCACTCGATCCGCTATCTGCGCGAGTCGCTCCTGCCCGAGGTCGAGCGCGGCCTCGCCAGGGGCGGACGGAAGCGGAGCGACATCGCTCTGGCGACCAGCGCCTTCGTGATCGCGGGCGACACCGACGAGGAGATCGCGCGCGCGAAGGACGCCGTCCGGATGCAGCTGGCGTTCTACGCGTCGACGCGCGCATACGCACGCGTGCTGGAAACGCACGGCTGGAGCGCTACGTCCGCGCGACTCAACGAGAAGGCGGCCAAAGGCGACTGGGGCGGCATGGCGAGCGAGATCACCGACGAGATGCTCGACGTCTACGCCGTGACGGCGCGGTGGGACGAGGTCGCGGGCAGGGTCCGGGCGCGCTACGAGGGCATCCTCGACCGCGTCGCGCTCTATCTGCCGTTCCGTCCCGGCGACGACACCGAGCGCTGGCGCCGGATCGTACGCGCGTTCGCGTGA
- a CDS encoding uracil-DNA glycosylase, translating to MADAIIRCRACPRLVAYREEVARIKRRQFRDEVYWGRPLPGFGDPRARLLVVGLAPAAHGGNRTGRMFTGDDSGLWLMRAMHGAGFASIPRSERRDDGLRLRDAYVTAAARCAPPDNRPTVDELARCRGFLLEERALLTRVRVVVALGQIAFATVLAMERARGSELPRPLPRFGHGAEAMLGSLMVVASYHPSRQNTQTGKLTAAMLAAVFDRARVLVGKE from the coding sequence CTGGCCGACGCGATCATCCGCTGCCGCGCCTGTCCGCGGCTCGTCGCGTATCGCGAGGAGGTCGCGCGGATCAAGCGCCGCCAGTTCCGCGACGAAGTCTATTGGGGCCGGCCGCTCCCGGGCTTCGGCGATCCGCGCGCCCGCCTGCTCGTCGTCGGCCTCGCGCCCGCGGCACATGGCGGCAACCGTACGGGACGCATGTTCACCGGCGACGACAGCGGCCTCTGGCTGATGCGCGCCATGCACGGCGCGGGCTTTGCGAGCATCCCGCGCTCGGAGCGCCGCGACGACGGCTTGCGATTGCGCGACGCCTACGTCACGGCTGCTGCGCGCTGCGCGCCGCCGGACAACCGTCCGACCGTCGACGAGCTCGCCCGCTGCCGGGGCTTCCTCCTCGAGGAGCGCGCGCTCCTGACGCGGGTCCGGGTGGTCGTCGCGCTCGGCCAGATCGCCTTCGCGACCGTGCTCGCCATGGAGCGCGCCCGTGGGAGCGAGCTGCCGCGGCCGTTGCCGCGCTTCGGACACGGCGCGGAAGCGATGCTCGGGAGCCTCATGGTGGTGGCGTCGTACCACCCGAGCCGACAGAACACCCAGACGGGCAAGCTCACGGCGGCGATGCTCGCCGCGGTGTTCGACCGCGCCCGCGTGCTCGTCGGGAAGGAGTGA